The stretch of DNA TGGTGATCGTGTTCCGTGCCAGCCGGAACAACAAGACCGCCGCCGACTACTACGCCGCCGGCCGCTCCTTCACGGGATCGCAGAACGGCACCGCCATCGCCGGCGACTACCTTTCCGCAGCTTCGTTCCTGGGCATCACCGGCGCCATCGCCATCAACGGGTATGACGGCTTCATGTACTCCATCGGATTCCTGGTGGCGTGGCTGGTGGCGCTGCTCCTGGTGGCTGAGCTGCTCCGCAACACCGGCAAGTTCACCATGGCCGACGTGCTGTCGTTCCGGCTCAAGCAGCGGCCCGTCCGCATCGCCGCCGCCATCTCCACCCTGGCTGTCTGCTTCTTCTACCTCCTGGCCCAGATGGCCGGAGCCGGCAGCCTGATCTCCCTGCTGCTGGGCATCAGCGACTGGGGCGGACAGGCCTTGGTGATCATCGTGGTCGGCGCGCTCATGATCATGTACGTCCTCATCGGCGGCATGAAGGGCACCACGTGGGTGCAGATCATCAAAGCCATCCTGCTGATCGCCGGTGCCGCCGTCATGACGCTCTGGGTCCTGGCCATCTACGGGTTCAACCTTTCGGCGCTCCTGGGCGGTGCCGTGGAAACGGCCAACAACCCGGCGGTCCTCAACCCGGGCCTGCAGTACGGCAAGAGCGAAACCTCCAAGCTGGACTTCATGTCCCTGGGCCTCGCCCTGGTCCTGGGCACAGCGGCCCTGCCCCACGTCCTGATGCGCTTCTACACGGTCCCCACGGCCAAGGAAGCCCGCAAATCGGTGGTCTGGTCCATTTGGCTGATCGGCCTGTTCTACCTGTTCACCCTGGTCCTCGGCTACGGTGCTGCTGCACTGGTGGGTGCCGACACCATCAAGTCCGCTCCCGGCGGCGTGAACGCTGCGGCTCCGCTGCTGGCCTTCCACCTCGGCGGCCCGCTGCTGCTGGGCTTCATCTCCGCCGTGGCGTTTGCCACCATCTTGGCAGTGGTGGCCGGCTTGACCATCACCGCAGCCGCCTCGTTCGCCCATGACATCTACGCCAACGTGATCGCCAAGGGCAAGGCGGACGCCGCAACGGAGGTCCGGGTGGCCCGCCGCACGGTGGTGGTGATCGGCATCCTGGCCATCCTTGGCGGCATCCTGGCCAATGGCCAGAACGTGGCGTTCCTGGTGGCGCTGGCCTTCGCCGTTGCTGCCTCAGCCAACCTGCCCACCATCATCTACTCACTGTTCTGGCGGCGGTTCACCACCCAGGGCGCAGTGTGGAGCATGTACGGCGGACTCGGTGCAGCCATCATCCTGATCATCTTCTCGCCGGTGGTCTCCGGCGGGGCCACCTCGATGATCAAGGACGCACACTTCGCCATCTTCCCGCTCAGCAACCCCGGCATCGTTTCCATCCCGCTGGCGTTCTTCCTCGGCTGGCTCGGTACGGTGCTGGACAAGAAGCGGGAGGATCCGGCCAAGCAGGCCGAGATGGAGGTCCGCTCCCTCACCGGTGTTGGTGCCGAAAAGGCAGTCGACCACTAACGCCGTAGCCGACCACTAACGCCCTGTCCGGAAACGGGCACGCAAAAGGCCCCCGCCAACGTGGACTGTCCATGGTGGCGGGGGCCTTTGGGTTGCGTTGCTAGGCGGCCGGGCGCAGCTTGATGTTCGTCATCTTCAGCTCGTCCGTGCCCTCGAACCGGTAGGCCAGGTCAACCTTCTTACCCTCGCAGGTGATGACCCCTCCCACGTCCGCCGACTTGACGCCGTTCTCGGTGGCAACCTGCATGCTGTTGTAGGCGGGCGAGCAGGTTCCGTCCATTTTCAGGCTCTCGACGCCGGAGATGAAGGCTTCCTTGGACAGCTGCTCCTGCAGTGCCGGGTCCAGGTAGTCGTCGTACGCTTTGGAGCTGTCTCCGGCAATGACGAGCTTGGTGAAACCGTCAGCCAGGTCTTTGGCGTGGTTGGTGGCGCTGCCGGCCACATTGACCAGGATGACGATGCCCACCACCACAAGGAGCAGCACGCCGCCGATGGCCGTCAGGATGATCCACAGCCGGGGCCGCTTCCTTGCCGGCGGTTCTCCGCCGGGGAGCCCGAACGGACCTGCGCCCCGGTACTGCTCCGGTTGTTGCTGGGCGTACGGGTTGTTCGGGTTTCCGGCGGGTTGGGCGCCTGGAGACGGGCTGCCCTGCTGCGGCTGGCCGTACGGGGGATTCGGGGTGGCGCCGGGGTATCCGGCGGGAGGCTGCTGCGGCGGCTGTGGCAGCTGCCCGGAGCCTGGGTGTCCGGGCTGGTACGGTTCCTGGGGATTGCTCAAAGTGGAGCCTTTCCGGATGTGGTGCCTGGCACCGCCTGGTGCGGGCCTGTTCAGGCTCCGCACGGATAACTGCCACAAGCCTATAACCCGTGCCGCCGGCTCAGCCCGCGCCGGCCATATGCTTCAGGCCACTCCGGCCATACAGAGGGTCAGCTTCCCTGCGGACCCCGCTCGAGCAGCGGCTGCACGCGGAAAGGGATGAGCTCGCCCATGGCCAGCGCAGTGTCCGCCCGTTCCACGCCATCGCACGCGAGGATTTTGCCGTTGATGCGGAAAAGGTCCTCGGCATCCTGGGCCACTACGCGCAGCAGCAGGTCTGCGGACCCGGTCAGGCCGTAGCCCTCCAGGATCTCCGGGATGGCCGCCAAATCCTGTGCCAGCCGGGTGAGCTTCTGCTGCTGGACGTGGACGGAAATGAAAGCCATCAGCGGGTACCCCAGGGCGGCAGTATTGATCCTGCGTTCGAAGGACAGGAAGACGTGCTTCTTTTCGAGCTGGGCCATCCGCGCCTGCACAGTGTTCCTGGACAGTCCCAGTTTCTGCGCGAGGGCCACCACGGTCCTCCTGGGGTCCTGGGCCAGTGCCGAAAGCAGGCGGGTGTCAGTGCCATCCAGAGCTTGCATAATGCGCAACGGTAGCACGGTGCAGACCACTGCCTTAGGGCATTCTGCTCAATAAATGCCCCGGTGGTTGTACCCCCTGAGCATTGTGAGTAGGGTCACAGTATTCGGGCGAAGGGGCCCGGAAGGCCGCGGTTTGCAGGACCACAAGTCCCGGCTCCGCAGGTCACCGACGACAGAAGTTGCGGGGCTATCGTGTCTACAGACAAAACGGGCCAGGGCGGCGCACAAGCCCATGAGGGCGCCGGGGAATTTCAGGAGCCGGGGTCATCCGGCGTTCCGGTACAAGGGCTGGTCCAGCTGATCACACCGTCGGGGGAGCGGGTGAGCCATCCCGAATTCGATCTCTGGGTGCAGGACATCACGGACGAACACCTTTGCTCGCTATTCGAGGACATGACCGTCATCCGGCGCATCGATGTCGAGGCAACGGCTCTCCAGCGCCAGGGCGAACTCGCCCTGTGGCCCCCTCTGCTGGGGCAGGAAGCGGCACAAATAGGATCCGGCAGGTCGCTGCGCAGCGACGATTTCGTCTTCTCCAGCTACCGTGAAAACGGTGTGGCCTACTGCCGCGGCGTGGACCTCACAGACCTCCTGCGGGTGTGGCGCGGCAACGCCTCCGGCGGCTGGGATCCGTACGCCATCAACATGGCAACGCCCCAGATCATCATCGGCGCCCAGACCCTGCATGCCACCGGCTACGCCATGGGCATCCAGAACGACGGCGCAGATTCCGTGGCCGTCACCTATTTCGGTGACGGCGCGACGAGCGAGGGCGATGTCAATGAAGCCCTGGTCTTCGCGGCCAGCTTCCAGGCTCCCGTAGTGTTTTTTTGCACCAACAACCACTGGGCCATTTCGGAACCGGTCCGGCTCCAGTCGCACATCCAGCTCGCGGACCGCGCTGCCGGCTTCGGGATCCCCAGCCTGCGGGTGGACGGTAACGACGTCCTGGCCGTCATGGCGGCCACTCGCGTTGCCCTCGACCGGGCGCGGCGCGGCGGCGGGCCCACCTTCATCGAAGCCGTCACCTACCGGATGGGGCCGCACACCACCGCTGACGACCCCACCCGGTACCGCGACGCCAACGAACTGGAGGACTGGGCCGCCAAGGACCCGATCAGCCGGGTGGCGGCGCTGCTGGAACGCAAGGGGCTCCTGACCGACGAACTGCAGGAACACGTCAGGAACAGCGCGGATGCCGTGGCCCGCGAGATGCGGAAAGGCTGCACCACCATGCCGGACCCGCAGCCCATGGACGTTTTCAAGCACGTCTACAGCGCACCGAACTCGTGGCTGGACCGCCAGCAGGACCACTACGCCCGTTACCTGGCCTCTTTCGGGGACTCCGCAGGTGCCGTTTCAGGAGAAGGTGCACGCTGATGACTTCCATGACCTTTGCCCGCGCCATCAATGCGGGACTGCGCAAGTCGCTCGACCATGACCCCAAGGTTGTCCTTCTCGGTGAGGACATCGGCACCCTCGGCGGCGTGTTCCGGGTGACCGACGGACTGCAGAAGGACTTCGGCAAGCACCGCGTGGTGGACACGCCCCTGGCCGAATCCGCCATCGTGGGTGCCGCCGTCGGCCTTGCCTACCGCGGCTACCGCCCCGTGGTGGAAATCCAGTTCGACGGGTTCATCTATCCCGCGTTCGACCAGATTGTCAGCCAGGTGGCCAAGCTGCATTACCGCACCCGCGGCGCAGTGAAAATGCCCATCACCATCCGGGTGCCGTTCGGCGGCGGCATCGGCTCGCCGGAGCACCACTCCGAGTCGCCGGAAGCCTACTTCACGCACACCTCCGGACTGCGGGTGGTCACCGTTTCGAACCCCCAGGACGCGCACACGGTGATCCAGCAGGCTATCGCCAGCGACGACCCCGTTCTCTACTTCGAGCCGAAGCGGCGGTATCACGACAAGGGCGAGGTGGATGAGGCCGCCGGACTGGACGCTGCAGTTCCAATGGGCCAGGCCAGGGTCCTGACCGACGGAACCGACGTCACCCTCGTGGCTTATGGCCCGCTGGTGAAGACCGCCCTGGACGCCGCCTCGGCTGCTGCCGACGAAGGCATCTCCATCCAGGTCATCGACCTGCGCTCGCTGTCACCGGTGGACTACGGCACCGTGGTGGCTTCGGTCCGGAAGACCGGCCGCCTGGTGATCACGCACGAGGCCGGGCAGTCCGGCGGGCTGGGGGCCGAGGTGGCCGCCAGCATCACCGAGCGGTGCTTCTACCACCTGGAAGCCGCACCCGTCAGGGTTACCGGCTTCGACATCCCGTACCCCTATTCGAAACTCGAGATGCACCACCTGCCGGGCCTGGATCGGATCCTCGATGGCGTGGACCGTGCACTGGGGCGGCCGAATTCACTGAGCGGGCTGGAAGGATGAGCGTCACCATGATCAAGGAATTCCGGCTTCCCGACCTCGGGGAAGGGCTCACCGAGTCAGAAATCCTCAGCTGGAAAGTGGCCGTGGGTGACACCGTCAGCCTGAACCAGGTCATTGCCGAGGTGGAGACAGCCAAGGCGGTGGTGGAGTTGCCGTCCCCTTTCGCCGGCGTCATCAGGGAACTGCATGAGCAGCCAGGGACGGTTGTTGAGGTGGGCAAGCCCATCGTCTCCTTCGAGGTAGCGGACGACGCCGGGCCGGCACCGGCGGGGCACGCCGCACCGTCGCAGGGCGTTACGCCAGCCGGGCAGGCGGCGGCGGGAGAGGAACCGGCGGCTCCCAAACGGGAACCCAACCTGGTGGGGTACGGTGCCGTCGTCGAAAGCTCCGGCCGGCCCGCGCGCCGCCCACGGATCTTTGCCCCGGTGGTTGAGCCCGCCGATGCCGGGTCCCCGGTGGTTGAGCCTGCCGATGCCGGGTCCCCGGTGGTTGAGCCTGCCGATGCCGGGTCCCCGGTGGTTGAGCCTGCCGAAACCATGGTTAGGGAGGCCCGGGCGGGCGTACCCTCCGGCGACCGGCCGCGCTCCACGCCTCCGGTCCGCAAGCTGGCCAGGGACCTCGGTGTTGACCTGGCGGTGGTTCCCGGCACCGGCCCGGAAGGCCTGATCACGCGCGAGGACGTCCGGGAGTTCCTGCGGCAGGGCAGTGCCGGGCAGCCCGACGCGCCCGCCGGCCAGGCGCCTGCGGGGGACGGGGGAGAGCGGGAAACCCGGACGCCCATCAAGGGCGTCCGCAAGCACACGGCCGCCGCGATGGTCTCCAGCGCTTTCACCGCCCCGCACGCCACCGAGTTCCTCACCGTGGACGTCACCCCCACCATGGAGCTGCTGGCGAAACTGCGGGGGACCCGGGCGTTCGCCGGGCTCAAGCTGACACCTCTGACACTCGCCGCCAAGGCGGTGCTGATCGCGCTGCGCCGCCATCCGTCGCTGAACTCCCGCTGGGATGAGGCGAACCAGGAGATCGTTACTTTCAACTACGTGAACCTGGGCGTCGCGGCTGCCACCCCGCGGGGACTGACGGTGCCGAACATCAAGGATGCGCACTCGCTGACCCTGGAGCAGCTGGCGGAGGCGCTGGCGGTGCTGGCGGACACCGCGCGGTCCGGGAAAACGGCGCCGTCAGACCTGTCCGGCGGAACCATGTCCATCACCAACATCGGCGTTTTCGGCATCGATGCCGGGACGCCCATCCTCAACCCCGGCGAAGCCGCCATCCTGGCATTGGGTGCCGTGCGGTCCATGCCGTGGGAGTACCGCGGTGAGGTGGCCCTGCGGCAGGTGATGACCCTGAGCCTGTCCTTCGACCACCGCCTGGTGGACGGTGAGCAGGGCTCCCGGTTCCTGGCCGACGTCGGGGCAGTCCTGGCAGAGCCGGGAATGGTCCTGACAATGGTCTGACTCCGCCCGGAACCAGGACGTCAGCGCGTTTGCGGGCTGTCCACCGTCAGTGCGGCGAGCGCCATCTCCTCGAGCAGCGGCCGGGCTGCGGCCGCCATCCGGCGGCCGTGGCTCCGGACCGAGTGCGGGGTGGAGTTGATCAGCCCGAACGTGGCGTGCGCCCGGGTCCGGAGTTCGGCGGCGTCCGTGCCGGGGTGGAGCCTGGACAGGACATCCACCCACACCTCCACGTAGCTGCGCTGCAGCGCCCGCACGGCTGACTGGTCCTGTTCGGAGAGGTTGCTGAGGTCCCGGTCCTGCACGCGGATCACCTCGGGTTTGCCGAGGGCGAAGTCCACCTGGAACTCCACGAGGCGGCGCAGGGCCAGGCGCGGATCCGCGTTCTCTGCGACCACCTTCCGCCCGCCGTCCAGCAGCTCCCGGCTGACGGTGGCCAGCAGGTCCGCCAGGACAGCCTGCTTGCCGGGGAAGTGCCGGTAGACGGCCGGTCCGCTGACCCCCGCCGCCGCTCCGAGGTCTTCGAGGGAAACGCTCTTGAACCCGTTGACGGCGAACAGCGAAGCGGCCGCGGCAAGCAGGGCCTGGCGGCGGTCTTCCTTGGCTTTGCTGCGCTGGGTTGCGCCGGCGGGCCGGGCGGCGGGGGCGTCAGTCCCGGTGCTGTTGGCTTCATCGGTTGTGGGCACATTTCCTCCTCAAACCCGCAGAGTCTAACAAGGCTGCCGCCTGTGTTGGACATCACAGTTAATAGAGACTAACCTGAATTTCAGTTACTGGGCACTAACCGAGTCCGTTGTTTGGTGGCCTTGCCCACTGACCTTTGCCACCGGATTTGCCCGCCGAATGAGAGAACAGGAAGCGTCGATGGAGACCCTTGCCAGCAGGCTGGACCCCTCAAGCGGGGCTTTCGCCGCCAACAGGAATGCGCAGCTGCAACTGGTGGAGGACCTCCGGAAACGGCTGGCGGA from Pseudarthrobacter chlorophenolicus A6 encodes:
- the pdhA gene encoding pyruvate dehydrogenase (acetyl-transferring) E1 component subunit alpha, which encodes MSTDKTGQGGAQAHEGAGEFQEPGSSGVPVQGLVQLITPSGERVSHPEFDLWVQDITDEHLCSLFEDMTVIRRIDVEATALQRQGELALWPPLLGQEAAQIGSGRSLRSDDFVFSSYRENGVAYCRGVDLTDLLRVWRGNASGGWDPYAINMATPQIIIGAQTLHATGYAMGIQNDGADSVAVTYFGDGATSEGDVNEALVFAASFQAPVVFFCTNNHWAISEPVRLQSHIQLADRAAGFGIPSLRVDGNDVLAVMAATRVALDRARRGGGPTFIEAVTYRMGPHTTADDPTRYRDANELEDWAAKDPISRVAALLERKGLLTDELQEHVRNSADAVAREMRKGCTTMPDPQPMDVFKHVYSAPNSWLDRQQDHYARYLASFGDSAGAVSGEGAR
- a CDS encoding SACE_7040 family transcriptional regulator, producing MPTTDEANSTGTDAPAARPAGATQRSKAKEDRRQALLAAAASLFAVNGFKSVSLEDLGAAAGVSGPAVYRHFPGKQAVLADLLATVSRELLDGGRKVVAENADPRLALRRLVEFQVDFALGKPEVIRVQDRDLSNLSEQDQSAVRALQRSYVEVWVDVLSRLHPGTDAAELRTRAHATFGLINSTPHSVRSHGRRMAAAARPLLEEMALAALTVDSPQTR
- a CDS encoding alpha-ketoacid dehydrogenase subunit beta, which gives rise to MTSMTFARAINAGLRKSLDHDPKVVLLGEDIGTLGGVFRVTDGLQKDFGKHRVVDTPLAESAIVGAAVGLAYRGYRPVVEIQFDGFIYPAFDQIVSQVAKLHYRTRGAVKMPITIRVPFGGGIGSPEHHSESPEAYFTHTSGLRVVTVSNPQDAHTVIQQAIASDDPVLYFEPKRRYHDKGEVDEAAGLDAAVPMGQARVLTDGTDVTLVAYGPLVKTALDAASAAADEGISIQVIDLRSLSPVDYGTVVASVRKTGRLVITHEAGQSGGLGAEVAASITERCFYHLEAAPVRVTGFDIPYPYSKLEMHHLPGLDRILDGVDRALGRPNSLSGLEG
- a CDS encoding Lrp/AsnC family transcriptional regulator, with the protein product MQALDGTDTRLLSALAQDPRRTVVALAQKLGLSRNTVQARMAQLEKKHVFLSFERRINTAALGYPLMAFISVHVQQQKLTRLAQDLAAIPEILEGYGLTGSADLLLRVVAQDAEDLFRINGKILACDGVERADTALAMGELIPFRVQPLLERGPQGS
- a CDS encoding solute symporter family protein; translated protein: MITIATAVDVAALKDTTLLNMGIFGLFVAVTMVIVFRASRNNKTAADYYAAGRSFTGSQNGTAIAGDYLSAASFLGITGAIAINGYDGFMYSIGFLVAWLVALLLVAELLRNTGKFTMADVLSFRLKQRPVRIAAAISTLAVCFFYLLAQMAGAGSLISLLLGISDWGGQALVIIVVGALMIMYVLIGGMKGTTWVQIIKAILLIAGAAVMTLWVLAIYGFNLSALLGGAVETANNPAVLNPGLQYGKSETSKLDFMSLGLALVLGTAALPHVLMRFYTVPTAKEARKSVVWSIWLIGLFYLFTLVLGYGAAALVGADTIKSAPGGVNAAAPLLAFHLGGPLLLGFISAVAFATILAVVAGLTITAAASFAHDIYANVIAKGKADAATEVRVARRTVVVIGILAILGGILANGQNVAFLVALAFAVAASANLPTIIYSLFWRRFTTQGAVWSMYGGLGAAIILIIFSPVVSGGATSMIKDAHFAIFPLSNPGIVSIPLAFFLGWLGTVLDKKREDPAKQAEMEVRSLTGVGAEKAVDH
- a CDS encoding dihydrolipoamide acetyltransferase family protein; translated protein: MIKEFRLPDLGEGLTESEILSWKVAVGDTVSLNQVIAEVETAKAVVELPSPFAGVIRELHEQPGTVVEVGKPIVSFEVADDAGPAPAGHAAPSQGVTPAGQAAAGEEPAAPKREPNLVGYGAVVESSGRPARRPRIFAPVVEPADAGSPVVEPADAGSPVVEPADAGSPVVEPAETMVREARAGVPSGDRPRSTPPVRKLARDLGVDLAVVPGTGPEGLITREDVREFLRQGSAGQPDAPAGQAPAGDGGERETRTPIKGVRKHTAAAMVSSAFTAPHATEFLTVDVTPTMELLAKLRGTRAFAGLKLTPLTLAAKAVLIALRRHPSLNSRWDEANQEIVTFNYVNLGVAAATPRGLTVPNIKDAHSLTLEQLAEALAVLADTARSGKTAPSDLSGGTMSITNIGVFGIDAGTPILNPGEAAILALGAVRSMPWEYRGEVALRQVMTLSLSFDHRLVDGEQGSRFLADVGAVLAEPGMVLTMV